Proteins from a genomic interval of Nematostella vectensis chromosome 12, jaNemVect1.1, whole genome shotgun sequence:
- the LOC116620905 gene encoding 26S proteasome non-ATPase regulatory subunit 10 isoform X1 produces MSNIEVSSFAFEGKFREVKGRLDAEINLLTKKDQDERIPLHWAASGGHSEIVSYLLKLRSPVDERDDCGWTPLMIASSAGRDDIVAQLIAHDADVNASNQNGQTSLHYAASKNRYEIADILLRHGATVNAQDKTGLASPLHRAASRGHLKLVKLLLDYKADCNAQDIEGNTPLHMACEEERSEVAVILVEHGADISIKNKEKRTAADFANKGLARQLQQMSGMME; encoded by the exons atgtcaaacatcGAGGTCTCCTCCTTTGCCTTTGAGGGAAAATTTCGTGAAGTCAAGGGCAGACTAGATGCAGAAATAAACCTGTTAACGAAGAAAGACCAG GACGAGCGAATCCCTTTGCACTGGGCAGCATCTGGTGGACACTCAGAGATCGTTTCGTATCTTCTTAAGCTTAGGTCACCCGTAGATGAACGAGACGAC TGTGGTTGGACTCCTCTGATGATTGCATCATCTGCTGGACGAGACGATATTGTTGCCCAGCTTATTGCACACGATGCTGATGTTAATGCATCAAACCAGAATGGCCAGACAAGCCTCCATTATGCTGCTTCTAAAAACAGATATGAG attgctgatattttactaCGGCATGGAGCCACTGTCAATGCCCAGGATAAAACAGGTCTTGCTTCACCATTACACAGAGCAGCATCCAG AGGTCATTTAAAATTAGTGAAGCTCTTACTAGATTACAAAGCTGACTGCAATGCCCAAGACATAGAAGGGAATACTCCACT GCATATGGCATGTGAAGAGGAGAGATCTGAGGTGGCTGTCATACTTGTCGAGCATGGGGCAGATATATCCATTAAAAATAAG GAAAAGAGGACTGCAGCAGACTTTGCCAATAAAGGTTTAGCTCGTCAACTTCAACAGATGTCTGGGATGATGGAATGA
- the LOC116620905 gene encoding 26S proteasome non-ATPase regulatory subunit 10 isoform X2 produces the protein MSNIEVSSFAFEGKFREVKGRLDAEINLLTKKDQDERIPLHWAASGGHSEIVSYLLKLRSPVDERDDCGWTPLMIASSAGRDDIVAQLIAHDADVNASNQNGQTSLHYAASKNRYEIADILLRHGATVNAQDKTGLASPLHRAASRGHLKLVKLLLDYKADCNAQDIEGNTPLHMACEEERSEVAVILVEHGADISIKNKEL, from the exons atgtcaaacatcGAGGTCTCCTCCTTTGCCTTTGAGGGAAAATTTCGTGAAGTCAAGGGCAGACTAGATGCAGAAATAAACCTGTTAACGAAGAAAGACCAG GACGAGCGAATCCCTTTGCACTGGGCAGCATCTGGTGGACACTCAGAGATCGTTTCGTATCTTCTTAAGCTTAGGTCACCCGTAGATGAACGAGACGAC TGTGGTTGGACTCCTCTGATGATTGCATCATCTGCTGGACGAGACGATATTGTTGCCCAGCTTATTGCACACGATGCTGATGTTAATGCATCAAACCAGAATGGCCAGACAAGCCTCCATTATGCTGCTTCTAAAAACAGATATGAG attgctgatattttactaCGGCATGGAGCCACTGTCAATGCCCAGGATAAAACAGGTCTTGCTTCACCATTACACAGAGCAGCATCCAG AGGTCATTTAAAATTAGTGAAGCTCTTACTAGATTACAAAGCTGACTGCAATGCCCAAGACATAGAAGGGAATACTCCACT GCATATGGCATGTGAAGAGGAGAGATCTGAGGTGGCTGTCATACTTGTCGAGCATGGGGCAGATATATCCATTAAAAATAAG GAGTTGTGA